The Anabaena sp. WA102 genome contains a region encoding:
- the rpmF gene encoding 50S ribosomal protein L32 produces the protein MAVPKKKTSKSKRDKRRATWRHKAAVEAQKAISLGKSILSGRSNFVYPAIEEEETEES, from the coding sequence ATGGCTGTTCCTAAGAAGAAAACATCAAAATCTAAACGAGATAAACGCCGCGCCACCTGGAGACACAAAGCTGCTGTTGAAGCGCAAAAAGCTATCTCCCTTGGTAAATCAATTTTAAGTGGTCGTTCTAACTTCGTCTATCCAGCAATTGAGGAAGAAGAAACAGAAGAATCTTAG
- a CDS encoding caspase family protein, with amino-acid sequence MVNYWAIAIGIDQYQFFQPLSCAQADAEAIKDFLVTQAGFLPEKCLLMTNTSPPIGEQSSYPTKENILLLLEELAATLWQPGDYLWLLFSGYGVNHKEQDYLMPVAGNPDQVPETGIEVRSLMQSLQVSGLNILLILDINRAFGTQADAPVGQEIIELAQELQMGAIISCQPEEFAHESTELGHGFFTAALLEALGSGQGYNFADLAAYVSYLTPKLCQHHWRPVQNPMTVIPSPEPAILPTLTLDENSEALIFPAESFAITRTAPPIENSTFSSINRAWWAENASVETTLSPTTTEANLVPPLISKSLVSNNHTLTTSPESQPSGRFIPAITTANTYTSLQSERPIWQQFIIWGGGTMVIVGLIATFLLRNHESFRFKNFSKTVSSNQTSKLQFPQIFKTSQNPSNAQISANTDSKKRNQAILDLEKMLLVPTQPNHLSIAIAKAQRIPPDAPLYAKSQENIQVWCQMILALAQAQAQQKKYPAAITIAKLITTKDPLYSQSQTVIQKWQLEAKQYVSNKTLLDAAKNLIIPEQASTYNRAIEVAKKIQKGQPGFEIAQTLINEWSEKILDLAKIRATQGDFQAAVATAALVPQVTIAYEDAQDAIQKWQQQKN; translated from the coding sequence ATGGTAAATTACTGGGCGATCGCCATCGGCATTGATCAATATCAATTCTTTCAACCTCTCAGTTGCGCTCAAGCCGATGCTGAGGCAATTAAGGATTTTTTGGTAACACAAGCAGGTTTTCTCCCCGAAAAATGCCTGTTAATGACAAATACCTCGCCCCCCATAGGAGAACAATCCTCCTATCCAACAAAAGAAAATATCCTCTTGTTGCTAGAAGAATTAGCAGCGACACTTTGGCAGCCAGGGGACTACCTATGGTTGTTATTTAGCGGCTATGGGGTTAACCACAAAGAACAAGATTATTTAATGCCAGTCGCCGGCAATCCCGATCAAGTTCCCGAAACTGGTATAGAAGTGCGATCGCTCATGCAGAGTCTACAAGTTAGCGGACTCAATATCTTACTCATCTTAGATATTAACCGCGCTTTTGGGACTCAAGCAGATGCCCCCGTAGGACAAGAAATTATCGAATTAGCCCAAGAACTACAAATGGGCGCAATTATTTCCTGTCAACCCGAGGAATTTGCCCATGAAAGCACAGAATTAGGTCATGGTTTTTTCACAGCAGCATTATTAGAAGCTTTAGGTTCTGGACAAGGATACAACTTTGCTGATTTAGCTGCCTATGTAAGTTATCTTACCCCGAAACTTTGTCAACACCACTGGCGACCAGTCCAAAACCCCATGACTGTCATTCCCTCTCCAGAGCCAGCTATTTTACCCACGTTGACACTAGATGAAAACTCAGAAGCGCTAATTTTCCCAGCCGAAAGTTTTGCTATCACCCGCACCGCACCCCCCATAGAAAATAGCACCTTTAGCAGCATAAACAGAGCTTGGTGGGCAGAAAATGCCTCAGTCGAGACCACTTTAAGCCCCACAACAACCGAGGCAAATTTAGTCCCCCCACTCATATCAAAGTCACTTGTTAGCAACAATCACACCTTAACAACTTCCCCAGAATCCCAGCCCAGTGGCAGATTTATTCCCGCTATTACTACAGCCAATACCTATACTTCCCTGCAATCTGAACGACCAATTTGGCAACAATTTATCATCTGGGGTGGTGGTACTATGGTGATAGTAGGGCTAATCGCTACATTTTTACTCCGTAATCACGAGAGTTTTCGGTTTAAAAATTTCTCAAAAACAGTATCTAGTAATCAGACTAGCAAACTGCAATTTCCCCAAATATTTAAAACTTCTCAAAATCCTAGTAACGCCCAAATTAGTGCCAATACAGACTCTAAAAAACGCAATCAAGCGATTTTAGATCTAGAAAAAATGTTGCTTGTCCCCACACAACCGAATCATTTAAGCATTGCGATCGCTAAAGCCCAGAGAATCCCCCCGGATGCACCACTATACGCCAAATCTCAGGAAAATATTCAGGTCTGGTGCCAAATGATTTTGGCATTAGCACAGGCACAAGCTCAACAAAAAAAATATCCAGCCGCCATCACAATTGCCAAGTTAATCACCACAAAAGATCCGCTTTATTCCCAATCTCAAACAGTCATTCAAAAATGGCAACTAGAAGCCAAGCAATACGTAAGTAATAAAACTCTCTTAGATGCAGCTAAAAATTTAATTATTCCTGAACAGGCATCAACCTATAATCGCGCCATCGAAGTTGCTAAAAAAATTCAAAAAGGACAACCTGGATTTGAAATTGCCCAAACATTAATTAATGAATGGAGTGAGAAAATTTTAGATTTAGCCAAAATCCGTGCCACTCAAGGAGATTTTCAAGCTGCTGTCGCCACCGCCGCATTAGTCCCACAAGTAACGATTGCCTACGAAGATGCTCAGGATGCTATCCAAAAGTGGCAACAGCAAAAGAATTAG